A region from the Hypericibacter adhaerens genome encodes:
- a CDS encoding PAS domain-containing protein, whose product MTSLFWDERLETLLAYWNLKRGDRPAPSRRDIDPRDIARLLPCLHLIDVEPQPLRFRHRLVGSELIDMMGRNVTGQYVGDGLYGRAADEILETMQHLTTQIRPFRRRARLEWHRADWLTLEALELPLIDENGQVNMLLCGRSFSLADPPLATRLNFDPLTVL is encoded by the coding sequence ATGACAAGCTTGTTCTGGGACGAGCGCCTGGAGACCTTGCTGGCCTACTGGAATCTCAAGCGCGGCGACCGGCCGGCCCCGAGCCGGCGCGACATCGATCCCCGCGACATCGCGCGGCTGCTGCCCTGCCTCCACCTCATCGATGTCGAGCCGCAGCCGCTGCGCTTTCGCCATCGGCTCGTCGGCAGCGAGCTCATCGACATGATGGGCCGCAATGTCACCGGCCAATATGTCGGCGACGGCCTCTATGGCCGGGCGGCCGACGAGATCCTCGAGACGATGCAGCACCTGACGACGCAGATCCGGCCCTTCCGGCGCCGGGCGCGGCTCGAATGGCACCGCGCCGACTGGCTCACGCTCGAGGCGCTCGAGCTGCCGCTGATCGACGAGAACGGCCAGGTCAACATGCTCCTCTGCGGCCGCAGCTTCTCCCTCGCCGATCCGCCGCTGGCGACCCGGCTCAATTTCGATCCGCTCACGGTACTCTGA
- a CDS encoding thermonuclease family protein, with protein sequence MTPLLLAALPSPPNPARAETLAGSAIVIDGRTIEVDGQAVRLLDLDAPAIGQHCRDATGADYGCGERAAAALSDHLHQRKVSCDWAFQDREGRRLGRCTLAGKDVALWLIRQGWGLPDRDCKCEAYREVAGQAKAKHLGLWAGSFDMPWIWRQPSP encoded by the coding sequence TTGACGCCCCTTCTGCTGGCCGCGCTGCCGTCGCCGCCGAATCCGGCCCGCGCGGAGACGCTCGCGGGCAGCGCCATCGTGATCGATGGCCGCACGATCGAGGTCGACGGCCAGGCGGTGCGGCTGCTCGATCTCGATGCGCCGGCGATCGGCCAGCATTGCCGCGATGCGACCGGCGCCGACTATGGTTGCGGCGAACGGGCCGCGGCCGCGCTGTCGGACCATCTGCATCAGCGCAAGGTCTCCTGCGACTGGGCCTTTCAGGATCGCGAAGGGCGGCGTCTCGGGCGCTGCACGCTCGCCGGCAAGGACGTGGCGCTCTGGCTGATCCGGCAGGGTTGGGGCCTGCCCGACCGCGACTGCAAATGCGAAGCCTATCGGGAAGTGGCCGGCCAGGCGAAAGCGAAGCATCTGGGACTCTGGGCCGGATCGTTCGACATGCCCTGGATCTGGCGGCAGCCCTCGCCCTAG
- a CDS encoding ATP-binding protein, which produces MAEAAKLGSAATENMPSPVSAAGQPAWFVLIEAIERLSAAQTFEQIQEIVRLGARAVSGADGVTFVLRDGDRCHYVEENAIGPLWRGQKFPMTSCISGWAMLNKRTAVVPDIYVDPRIPHDAYRPTFVKSLMMAPVRVEDPVAAIGAYWAREYEPSPNEIALLESLARATSIAIANVTLQNSLRDAAETAQGQAEEIRRSYDELRQETEKRQQTEAQLRQAQKMEAIGQLTGGMAHDFNNLLTVIIGSLDLLVAGPADGPQVKSLAGSALEAAVRGADLIRRLLAFARRQPLEPQRVDINELVRKMSTLLERTLGQHIKIMLDLSPEVWPVIVDPAQLETSLANLATNARDAMPNGGSLRFATSNRHLDEDYASSHRDVTVGDYAMIEVNDSGTGIPGALLSRIFEPFFTTKDPGKGTGLGLSMVFGFMKQSGGHINLYSEEGIGTTFRLYLPRSRDEAASAAPRPVETAEPGHGETILLVEDDLAIRRLAVHQLITLNYRVVEAVDVETALMALEQTRVDLLLTDLIMPGGRGGYDLVLEARQRWPELKVILTSGLPDVRLRDDPAIAKLPLLTKPYRKLDLARALHKALSA; this is translated from the coding sequence ATGGCAGAAGCGGCGAAGCTCGGATCGGCGGCGACGGAAAACATGCCGTCGCCCGTGTCGGCGGCCGGCCAGCCAGCCTGGTTCGTCCTGATCGAGGCGATCGAGCGCCTGTCGGCCGCCCAGACCTTCGAGCAGATCCAGGAGATCGTCCGCCTCGGAGCGCGCGCCGTTTCCGGCGCCGACGGGGTCACCTTCGTGCTGCGCGACGGCGACCGCTGCCACTATGTCGAGGAGAACGCCATCGGGCCGCTCTGGCGCGGGCAGAAGTTCCCGATGACGAGCTGCATCTCGGGCTGGGCGATGCTGAACAAGCGCACGGCCGTCGTCCCCGACATCTATGTCGATCCCCGCATCCCGCACGACGCCTACCGTCCGACCTTCGTCAAAAGCCTGATGATGGCGCCCGTCCGGGTCGAGGACCCGGTCGCCGCGATCGGCGCCTATTGGGCCCGCGAATACGAGCCCAGCCCGAACGAGATCGCGCTCCTGGAAAGCCTGGCCCGCGCCACCTCCATCGCCATCGCCAACGTCACGCTGCAGAATTCGCTCCGGGACGCCGCCGAGACGGCCCAGGGCCAGGCCGAGGAGATCCGCCGCTCCTATGACGAGCTGCGGCAGGAGACCGAGAAGCGACAGCAGACGGAAGCGCAGCTGCGCCAGGCGCAGAAGATGGAAGCGATCGGCCAGCTCACCGGCGGCATGGCCCACGACTTCAACAACCTGTTGACCGTCATCATCGGCAGCCTGGACCTGCTCGTCGCCGGTCCCGCCGACGGGCCGCAGGTGAAGTCGCTGGCCGGGAGCGCGCTGGAGGCCGCGGTCCGGGGCGCCGACCTGATCCGCCGCCTGCTCGCCTTCGCCCGGCGCCAGCCGCTCGAGCCGCAGCGCGTCGATATCAACGAGCTGGTGCGGAAGATGTCGACGCTGCTGGAGCGGACCCTGGGCCAGCATATCAAGATCATGCTCGACCTCTCGCCGGAGGTCTGGCCGGTCATCGTCGACCCGGCGCAGCTCGAGACCAGCCTCGCCAATCTTGCGACCAACGCCCGCGATGCGATGCCCAACGGCGGCAGCCTGCGCTTCGCCACCTCGAACCGGCACCTGGACGAGGACTATGCCTCGAGCCACCGGGACGTGACCGTCGGCGACTACGCGATGATCGAGGTCAACGACAGCGGCACGGGCATTCCGGGTGCCCTGCTCTCGCGCATCTTCGAGCCCTTCTTCACCACCAAGGACCCCGGCAAGGGGACGGGACTGGGCTTGAGCATGGTGTTCGGCTTCATGAAGCAGTCGGGCGGCCATATCAATCTCTACAGCGAGGAAGGTATCGGCACCACCTTCCGTCTCTACCTGCCGAGAAGCCGGGACGAGGCCGCCAGCGCCGCGCCCAGGCCGGTCGAGACGGCCGAGCCGGGCCATGGCGAGACCATCCTGCTGGTCGAGGACGATCTGGCCATCCGCCGGCTCGCCGTCCATCAGCTCATCACGCTCAACTATCGCGTGGTCGAGGCGGTCGATGTCGAGACCGCGCTCATGGCGCTCGAACAGACCCGCGTCGATCTGCTGCTGACCGATCTGATCATGCCGGGCGGACGCGGCGGCTACGACCTGGTGCTGGAGGCCCGTCAACGCTGGCCCGAGCTCAAGGTCATCCTCACCTCGGGCCTGCCGGACGTGCGGCTGCGCGACGATCCGGCGATCGCCAAGCTGCCGCTCCTCACCAAGCCCTACCGCAAGCTCGACCTGGCCCGGGCCCTGCACAAGGCCCTGAGCGCCTGA
- a CDS encoding autotransporter domain-containing protein has product MQPDHPDTRARVRSATARLAAIAVLAVSCTSQPCRAEIQVTAYIPQFLGTAVSIVDTGGNTVVGTQPAENIPYGVTVTPDGRVAYVTNINSSSVTVIDAATNTVTGTIAIGGAPYGIVASPDGKFAYVVNASDNAVSIIDTGTNAIVGAAIPVGAAPVGIALTPDGGLAYVTNFADNTVSVIDTTTNSVIGSPIPVGLGPRGVAVSADGRFVYVTNQLNNSVSVIDANHTVVASIGVGIQPSGIAMAPDGRFALVANSLSNTVSVIDTATNIVTATIPVGTNPYGIAVTPDGRFAYVTNQISNDVLVIDISTNTVVGSPIAIPNQPIAFGSFIGPNVIVPAGGPLSVSSDAALAARGFQQFMNFNGGTLLVTGSLNSSRSISLLAQGGTIDTNGFDSVFSGPIVGTGALTKLGDGTLSLTGTSSYSGGTTVGGGTLRVGADTNLGDPDGALTLDGGTLQLGASFDLAGTRGLTIGSGGGTIDTNGFDTVISQGIAGTGALDKTGAGSLILNGINSYGGMTTATDGTLGVGDVNHPAASLLGSVTIGSDGTLAGHGTVSGDVANLSGGTTAPGGSIGTLSIGGDYTQGPSSRMSIEVSPGGASQLAVSGTAGLDGQLVLVFDPGVYTSRQYTIVSAGLVSGTFSSVAGDIAQGYDFNPSLEYLTNAVNLTIDPVLIEPANDTVFTALSTVALQGAHHSNFTLFDHLADRQLGTGSDNIQTAIASALPSQLALGDNVADVGGLVAQLPDAMTRMGGWFRALGQFTTLDGSGGVPGFDAQSGGFLAGLDRALTENVTSGIAVGYAHTNLDEHGGSDATMETPRVALYGSASLGIVTLDATVGYAHDFIDADRPIDGTGETASSSHGGDEATGAFQLSSAIPLDRVTVTPRAGLSYVHLFEGSFTETGAGGSDLDVSNKDADSMRPFVGLTAARPFVTEDGVILTPTLDITYSHEVMDASPSNTVEVGGGRFKVDGLTPSRDQVAVGAGFSAEMNEQLALYADYHVIPPTGNLFAQAVSIGFRYRF; this is encoded by the coding sequence GTGCAGCCAGACCATCCGGATACCCGCGCGAGAGTCAGATCGGCCACCGCCCGACTCGCAGCGATTGCCGTCCTTGCGGTTTCCTGCACGTCGCAACCCTGCCGGGCCGAAATCCAGGTCACGGCCTACATCCCCCAATTCCTGGGCACCGCCGTCTCCATTGTCGATACGGGCGGCAACACGGTCGTGGGGACCCAGCCAGCCGAGAACATCCCCTATGGCGTCACGGTGACGCCGGACGGCAGGGTCGCCTACGTCACGAACATCAACAGCAGCTCCGTCACCGTGATCGATGCGGCCACGAACACCGTCACCGGCACGATCGCGATCGGAGGGGCACCCTACGGTATCGTGGCCAGCCCCGATGGAAAATTCGCCTATGTCGTGAACGCTTCCGACAATGCGGTATCGATCATCGACACGGGAACAAATGCGATTGTCGGCGCCGCCATTCCGGTCGGGGCGGCGCCCGTGGGCATTGCTCTCACGCCCGACGGCGGACTCGCGTACGTCACGAACTTCGCCGACAACACGGTATCGGTGATCGACACGACGACCAACTCGGTGATCGGCTCCCCGATCCCGGTCGGCCTCGGTCCCCGCGGCGTGGCGGTGAGCGCGGACGGGCGGTTCGTCTACGTCACGAACCAGCTCAACAATTCGGTGTCGGTGATCGACGCGAACCACACCGTTGTCGCCTCCATCGGGGTCGGTATCCAACCCAGCGGCATCGCGATGGCGCCCGATGGACGGTTCGCGCTCGTGGCAAACAGCCTGAGCAACACCGTCTCCGTGATCGATACCGCAACGAACATCGTGACGGCCACCATTCCGGTGGGCACCAATCCCTACGGTATCGCCGTCACGCCGGACGGGCGGTTCGCTTATGTCACCAATCAGATCAGCAACGACGTGCTGGTGATCGACATCTCGACCAATACCGTGGTCGGCAGCCCCATCGCGATACCCAACCAACCCATCGCCTTCGGCTCCTTCATCGGGCCCAATGTCATCGTGCCGGCAGGCGGTCCGTTGTCTGTCTCGAGCGACGCGGCGCTCGCGGCACGTGGCTTTCAGCAATTCATGAACTTCAACGGCGGCACCCTGCTCGTGACGGGCAGCCTGAACAGCTCGCGCTCGATATCCCTGCTGGCCCAAGGCGGGACGATCGATACCAACGGGTTTGATTCCGTTTTTTCGGGACCGATCGTCGGAACGGGCGCGTTGACCAAGCTGGGCGACGGCACCCTGAGCCTGACGGGAACGAGCAGCTATAGCGGGGGTACGACGGTCGGTGGCGGCACGTTGCGCGTCGGCGCGGACACCAATCTGGGCGATCCGGACGGCGCCCTCACCCTCGACGGGGGAACGCTGCAGCTGGGTGCGAGCTTCGATCTCGCCGGCACGCGCGGGCTCACGATCGGCAGTGGCGGTGGTACGATCGATACCAACGGCTTCGATACCGTGATCTCCCAGGGGATAGCCGGCACCGGCGCGCTCGACAAGACGGGCGCGGGCTCCCTGATCCTCAACGGCATCAACAGCTACGGCGGCATGACGACCGCGACCGACGGCACACTGGGGGTCGGCGACGTCAACCATCCCGCCGCGAGCCTTTTGGGAAGCGTGACGATCGGAAGCGACGGCACCTTGGCCGGGCACGGCACGGTGTCGGGAGACGTGGCAAACCTGTCGGGCGGCACCACCGCACCGGGTGGCTCCATCGGTACCCTTTCGATCGGTGGCGACTATACGCAAGGACCCAGCAGCAGGATGTCGATCGAGGTTTCGCCCGGCGGGGCTTCGCAGCTTGCCGTGTCGGGAACCGCGGGTCTCGACGGCCAACTCGTTCTCGTTTTCGATCCCGGGGTCTATACGAGCCGCCAATATACCATCGTGAGCGCGGGCCTCGTGTCAGGCACCTTCTCTTCAGTCGCCGGCGATATTGCGCAGGGTTACGACTTCAACCCCTCGCTGGAATACCTGACCAACGCGGTGAACCTGACGATCGACCCGGTTCTCATAGAACCCGCGAATGACACGGTATTCACGGCCCTCAGCACGGTCGCGCTTCAGGGTGCCCATCATTCGAATTTTACGCTGTTCGACCATCTTGCCGATCGGCAGTTGGGAACCGGCAGCGATAACATTCAGACCGCGATCGCTTCGGCCCTGCCCTCGCAGCTTGCGCTCGGCGACAATGTCGCCGATGTCGGCGGCCTGGTTGCACAGCTTCCCGACGCGATGACACGGATGGGCGGCTGGTTTCGCGCTCTCGGGCAGTTCACGACGCTTGACGGGAGCGGCGGTGTGCCCGGCTTCGACGCGCAGAGCGGCGGATTTCTTGCGGGACTTGATCGGGCCTTGACCGAGAACGTCACCAGCGGCATCGCCGTCGGTTACGCTCATACCAACCTCGACGAACATGGCGGCAGCGACGCCACCATGGAGACCCCTCGCGTCGCTCTCTACGGGAGCGCCTCCTTGGGTATTGTCACCCTCGATGCCACGGTGGGGTATGCGCATGATTTCATCGATGCCGATCGCCCGATCGACGGGACGGGAGAGACGGCTTCCTCCAGCCATGGCGGCGACGAAGCGACGGGGGCCTTCCAGTTGAGCAGCGCCATTCCGTTGGACCGCGTGACGGTGACACCGCGGGCGGGGCTTAGCTACGTGCACCTCTTCGAGGGGAGCTTCACGGAGACAGGCGCCGGTGGTTCCGATCTCGACGTATCGAACAAGGATGCGGATTCCATGCGGCCTTTCGTCGGCCTGACGGCGGCTCGGCCCTTTGTCACCGAGGACGGGGTGATCCTCACACCGACGCTCGACATCACCTATAGCCACGAGGTGATGGACGCCTCGCCTTCCAACACCGTGGAAGTTGGTGGCGGCAGATTCAAGGTCGACGGGCTTACGCCATCCCGCGATCAAGTGGCTGTGGGTGCCGGGTTCAGCGCCGAGATGAACGAGCAACTGGCGCTCTACGCCGACTACCATGTGATCCCTCCGACGGGGAATTTATTCGCACAGGCCGTGTCGATTGGTTTTCGGTACCGGTTCTGA
- a CDS encoding YybH family protein, producing the protein MAANVTEITGTETKAGDGSALDALIDFYGAFNSGDLEALAAVWAEGDAPSMDNPIGGIRRGWKAISEGYAKLFGGLATVQVAFHDFTSQGGSDWHLFVGRERGYCKTPYTRLELRFRTTRWFVKIGGVWRQLHHHGSIDEPRLLADYQRAIFGAPLGNR; encoded by the coding sequence ATGGCGGCGAACGTGACGGAGATCACCGGAACCGAAACGAAGGCCGGCGACGGTAGCGCGTTGGATGCGCTCATCGATTTCTATGGCGCCTTCAACAGCGGCGATCTGGAAGCGCTTGCCGCCGTTTGGGCCGAAGGCGATGCGCCCAGCATGGACAATCCGATCGGCGGGATCCGGCGGGGATGGAAAGCCATCAGCGAGGGTTATGCGAAGCTGTTCGGCGGGCTCGCCACGGTCCAGGTCGCCTTCCACGACTTCACGAGCCAGGGCGGCAGCGACTGGCACCTCTTCGTCGGGCGCGAGAGGGGCTATTGCAAGACGCCCTATACCCGTCTCGAGCTTCGTTTCCGCACCACGCGCTGGTTCGTCAAGATCGGCGGCGTGTGGCGCCAGCTCCATCACCACGGCTCCATCGACGAGCCGAGGCTGCTCGCCGACTATCAGCGCGCGATCTTCGGAGCGCCGCTGGGCAATCGGTGA
- a CDS encoding Lrp/AsnC family transcriptional regulator → MDDIDRKILGLLQNDATVPLADLAEQVNLSTTPCWRRIKALEEKGVITRRVALLDPAKMNVGLTVFIAIRTNQHSLEWLTRFQRAIDGIPEIVEVYRMSGQIDYLLRAVVPDIAAYDAVYKRIIQRIELSDVTSMMAMEVIKRTTVLPVSYAE, encoded by the coding sequence ATGGACGACATAGACCGCAAAATCCTCGGCCTGCTGCAGAACGATGCCACAGTCCCGCTCGCGGATCTGGCCGAGCAGGTGAACCTTTCCACCACGCCCTGCTGGCGGCGCATCAAGGCGCTTGAGGAGAAGGGCGTCATCACCCGGCGGGTGGCGCTGCTCGATCCGGCGAAGATGAATGTCGGGCTCACCGTCTTCATCGCCATCCGCACCAACCAGCATTCGCTGGAATGGCTGACGCGCTTCCAGCGCGCGATCGACGGCATCCCCGAGATCGTCGAGGTCTATCGCATGAGCGGCCAGATCGACTATCTGCTGCGCGCCGTGGTGCCCGACATCGCCGCCTATGACGCCGTCTACAAGCGCATCATCCAGCGTATCGAGCTTTCCGACGTGACCTCGATGATGGCGATGGAGGTCATCAAGAGGACGACGGTGCTGCCGGTCAGCTATGCGGAGTGA
- a CDS encoding DUF6356 family protein yields MSWHKPFTEHPASVGESYGEHWLAAMGFGLRMFGASLACMVHAFLPSLFTRTGSRAIERLHDRMVVNRRRGGAQPIGALPNKAAR; encoded by the coding sequence ATGAGCTGGCACAAACCCTTCACCGAGCACCCGGCGAGCGTCGGCGAGAGCTATGGCGAGCATTGGCTGGCCGCCATGGGCTTCGGCCTGCGCATGTTCGGGGCCTCGCTCGCCTGCATGGTCCACGCCTTCCTGCCGAGCCTCTTCACCCGCACCGGCAGCCGGGCGATCGAGCGGCTGCATGACCGGATGGTCGTCAATCGCCGTCGCGGCGGGGCGCAACCGATCGGTGCCTTGCCGAACAAGGCGGCGCGCTAG
- a CDS encoding alcohol dehydrogenase family protein, translating to MTATPTIPKTMKAVVLTGHGGLDKLVYRTDMPVPSPAKGEVLIEVSACGMNNTDVWVRQAAYGTDEDPKAPSSWRRGGTTLTFPRIQGTDSVGRIVSVGAGVDAKRIGQRVMVDFSIYNAEDDSLADCDYIGHGRDGGYAEYLTVPAENAHVVRRGLTDAELATFCCAYLTGEHMLDRARVAAGERVLVTGASGGVGSGLVQLLCARGAIPYAVVGPGKEAAVKAIGAEAVVTRGKGDLAAEVAKATGGKPIDVVADLVAGPMFNDLLRILRAEGRYVTAGAIGGPVVQLDLRTLYLKHLEMHGSTQGTRGAFKRLVGYIEDGKINPILAATYKLSDFHKAQTDFMNKQFVGKLVVIPDAKWETAGKRSAA from the coding sequence ATGACGGCGACCCCGACCATCCCCAAGACGATGAAAGCCGTGGTTCTCACCGGCCATGGCGGGCTCGACAAGCTCGTCTACCGGACCGACATGCCGGTCCCTTCGCCGGCCAAGGGCGAGGTGCTGATCGAGGTCTCGGCCTGCGGCATGAACAACACGGATGTGTGGGTGCGCCAGGCGGCCTACGGCACCGATGAGGATCCGAAGGCGCCCTCCTCCTGGCGGCGCGGCGGCACCACCCTCACCTTCCCGCGCATCCAGGGCACGGACAGCGTCGGCAGGATCGTATCCGTGGGTGCCGGCGTCGATGCGAAGCGCATCGGCCAGCGCGTCATGGTCGATTTCAGCATCTACAATGCCGAGGACGACAGCCTGGCCGATTGCGACTATATCGGCCATGGCCGCGATGGCGGCTATGCGGAGTATCTGACCGTGCCGGCCGAGAACGCGCATGTCGTGCGGCGCGGCCTGACCGATGCGGAGCTCGCTACCTTCTGCTGCGCCTACCTGACCGGCGAGCATATGCTCGACCGCGCCCGCGTGGCGGCCGGCGAGCGCGTGCTCGTCACCGGCGCCTCGGGCGGCGTCGGATCGGGCCTGGTGCAGCTTCTGTGCGCGCGCGGCGCCATTCCCTACGCCGTCGTCGGCCCCGGCAAGGAGGCCGCGGTCAAGGCGATCGGGGCCGAGGCCGTCGTCACCCGAGGCAAGGGCGATCTCGCGGCCGAGGTGGCGAAGGCGACCGGCGGCAAGCCGATCGACGTGGTCGCGGACCTGGTCGCCGGGCCGATGTTCAACGACCTGCTGCGGATCCTGCGGGCCGAAGGCCGTTATGTGACGGCGGGCGCCATCGGCGGGCCCGTGGTGCAGCTCGATCTGCGCACGCTCTATCTGAAGCATCTCGAGATGCACGGCTCGACGCAGGGCACGCGCGGCGCCTTCAAGCGCCTCGTCGGCTATATCGAGGACGGCAAGATCAACCCCATCCTCGCCGCCACCTACAAGCTCTCGGATTTCCACAAGGCGCAGACCGACTTCATGAACAAGCAGTTCGTCGGCAAGCTGGTGGTGATCCCCGACGCGAAATGGGAGACCGCCGGCAAGCGCAGCGCGGCCTGA
- a CDS encoding ABC transporter permease has translation MAQSYRTLPGRLWHGAYLGICGLVFFFLVAPLIVVVPLSFNAEPFFTFTEGMLHLEAAAYSLQWYRDIIANDQWLLAIRNSIVIALCATALATTLGTLAAVGLSRPAMPLRGLVMTILISPMIIPIIIVSAGMYFFYSQIGLAQTLLGIILAHAVLGTPFVVITVTATMMNFDYSLVRAAASLGAPPLLTFFRVILPLILPGVVSGALFAFAASFDEVVVVQFLAAYDQRTIPLQMWAGIREQISPTILAVATLLILVSALILTAIEFLRARAAGQRGGKSI, from the coding sequence ATGGCCCAGAGCTACCGCACCCTTCCCGGCCGCCTCTGGCATGGTGCCTATCTCGGCATCTGCGGGCTCGTCTTCTTCTTCCTGGTGGCGCCGCTGATCGTGGTCGTGCCGCTCTCCTTCAATGCCGAGCCCTTCTTCACCTTCACCGAGGGCATGCTGCACCTCGAGGCGGCCGCCTATTCGCTGCAATGGTATCGCGACATCATCGCCAACGATCAGTGGCTGCTGGCGATCCGCAACAGCATCGTGATCGCCCTCTGCGCCACGGCCCTCGCCACCACGCTCGGCACGCTGGCCGCGGTCGGGCTCAGCCGGCCCGCCATGCCGCTGCGCGGACTGGTGATGACGATCCTGATCTCGCCCATGATCATCCCGATCATCATCGTCTCCGCCGGCATGTATTTCTTCTATTCGCAGATCGGCCTGGCACAGACCCTGCTGGGCATCATCCTCGCCCATGCGGTGCTGGGCACGCCCTTCGTCGTGATCACCGTGACGGCGACCATGATGAATTTCGATTACAGCCTGGTGCGCGCCGCCGCGAGCCTGGGGGCGCCGCCGCTCCTGACCTTCTTCCGGGTGATCCTGCCGCTCATCCTGCCGGGCGTGGTCTCGGGCGCGCTCTTCGCCTTCGCCGCCTCCTTCGACGAGGTTGTCGTGGTGCAATTCCTCGCCGCCTACGACCAGCGCACGATCCCGCTCCAGATGTGGGCCGGCATCCGCGAGCAGATCAGCCCCACCATCCTGGCCGTCGCCACGCTCCTGATCCTGGTCTCCGCCCTGATTCTGACCGCGATCGAGTTCCTGCGCGCGCGGGCCGCCGGTCAGCGCGGCGGCAAATCCATCTGA
- a CDS encoding ABC transporter permease has product MTTATLIESDRSGGGLARRLRRAERLTRLRAFLLVLPLLLFVLVMFVLPIGQMLFRSVDNTAPCRLVPETCQGLQRWDGTGLPDEALYAAFARELAERFKDKTADQLGTRLNYEASGMLSLVRSTARRISQVTEGPYRPAFEAIDPRWVDHAVWAMIKQALVPYTAAYYLNALDLKQDSDGNVVAQPADQQIYVALFLRTFWIGLVTTGICLLLGYPVAHLLAHVPPALGNRLLILVLLPFWTSLLVRTTSWIVLLQSNGVLLDLLVHLGIVDNDARPTLVYNKIGTFVAMTHVLLPFMILPLYSVMRTISPLYQRAAESLGAHPVIVFFRIYLPLSLPGIGAGCLLVFILSVGYYITPALVGGQSGQLISNLIAYHMRSSLNWGLASALSAILLVAVLLLYWLYSRLVGLENTKLG; this is encoded by the coding sequence ATGACGACCGCCACCCTGATCGAAAGCGACAGATCCGGCGGCGGGCTGGCCCGGCGCCTGCGCCGCGCCGAGCGCCTGACCCGGCTCAGGGCGTTCCTCCTGGTGCTGCCGCTGCTGCTGTTCGTCCTGGTGATGTTCGTGTTGCCGATCGGCCAGATGCTGTTCCGCAGCGTCGACAACACGGCACCTTGCCGCCTGGTCCCTGAGACCTGCCAGGGGCTGCAGCGCTGGGACGGCACGGGCCTGCCTGACGAGGCGCTCTATGCGGCCTTCGCGCGTGAGCTGGCGGAGCGCTTCAAGGACAAGACCGCCGACCAGCTCGGCACGCGGCTGAACTACGAAGCAAGCGGCATGCTGAGCCTCGTCCGCTCGACCGCGCGCCGGATCAGCCAGGTGACCGAGGGTCCCTATCGGCCCGCTTTCGAGGCGATCGATCCGCGCTGGGTCGATCATGCCGTCTGGGCGATGATCAAGCAGGCGCTCGTGCCCTATACCGCCGCCTACTATCTCAACGCCCTCGACCTCAAGCAGGACAGCGACGGCAACGTCGTCGCGCAGCCGGCGGACCAGCAGATCTATGTCGCCCTCTTCCTGCGGACCTTCTGGATCGGGCTCGTCACCACCGGCATCTGCCTGCTGCTGGGATACCCCGTCGCCCATCTCCTGGCGCATGTCCCGCCGGCGCTCGGCAACCGGCTCCTGATCCTGGTGCTGCTGCCCTTCTGGACCTCGCTCCTGGTCCGGACCACCTCCTGGATCGTGCTGCTGCAGTCCAACGGGGTGCTGCTCGATCTCCTGGTCCATCTGGGGATCGTCGACAACGATGCCCGACCGACCCTGGTCTACAACAAGATCGGCACCTTCGTGGCGATGACCCACGTGCTGCTGCCCTTCATGATCCTGCCGCTCTACAGCGTGATGCGGACGATCTCGCCGCTCTATCAGCGCGCGGCGGAATCGCTGGGCGCGCATCCCGTGATCGTCTTCTTCCGCATCTATCTGCCGCTGAGCCTGCCGGGCATCGGGGCGGGCTGCCTGCTCGTCTTCATCCTCTCGGTCGGCTACTACATCACGCCGGCGCTGGTGGGCGGCCAGAGCGGCCAGCTCATCTCCAACCTGATCGCCTATCACATGCGCTCCTCGCTGAACTGGGGCCTGGCCTCGGCGCTGAGCGCGATCCTGCTGGTCGCGGTGCTGCTGCTCTACTGGCTCTACAGCCGCCTCGTCGGCCTCGAGAACACGAAGCTCGGATAG